From the Magnetovibrio sp. genome, one window contains:
- a CDS encoding glycerophosphodiester phosphodiesterase family protein has protein sequence MSDHRPGYLPKIIAHRGASKRAPENTLAAIAEAATLGARAVEFDVTISADGVPVLMHDETLNRCSDGQGPVILKTLAELQALDAGGWFDVRFAGERIPTLEQALELAADRGFSVNLELKPTLGWEAPTVSAICDTLKNVWRADMALVVSSFNPLALEQFAAEMPGVDLGYLCDAVPPDWRARLARFGCVNLHCYAPFVTPDLVRDVRAHGARLHVFTVNDPDQAKDLFAWGVDAVFTDCPDVMLEALDDEG, from the coding sequence ATGTCCGACCACCGCCCTGGCTACCTGCCCAAAATCATCGCCCATCGCGGCGCCAGTAAGCGTGCGCCGGAAAACACCCTGGCGGCCATCGCCGAGGCCGCCACGCTGGGCGCACGGGCGGTGGAATTCGACGTCACCATCAGCGCCGACGGCGTGCCGGTGCTGATGCACGACGAAACACTCAACCGGTGTAGCGACGGCCAAGGGCCGGTGATCTTGAAAACCCTGGCCGAGCTTCAGGCGTTGGACGCCGGTGGTTGGTTCGACGTCAGGTTCGCGGGCGAACGGATCCCGACCTTGGAACAAGCGTTGGAACTTGCCGCAGATCGCGGTTTCAGTGTGAACTTGGAACTCAAGCCGACGCTGGGTTGGGAAGCGCCAACGGTCTCCGCCATTTGCGACACACTTAAAAACGTCTGGCGCGCGGACATGGCGCTGGTGGTGTCGTCGTTCAATCCGTTGGCCCTGGAACAATTTGCGGCCGAGATGCCGGGCGTTGATCTGGGCTATCTATGCGATGCCGTGCCGCCCGATTGGCGTGCGCGTTTGGCTCGGTTTGGGTGCGTCAATCTGCATTGTTATGCGCCGTTCGTGACCCCCGATCTGGTGCGCGATGTGCGTGCTCATGGTGCGCGGCTGCACGTGTTCACCGTCAACGACCCCGATCAAGCGAAGGACTTGTTCGCCTGGGGGGTGGATGCGGTGTTTACGGATTGTCCCGATGTCATGTTGGAGGCCCTTGACGATGAAGGCTGA
- a CDS encoding NapC/NirT family cytochrome c, producing the protein MSASNEEPNSFLGRMWQQLRRPTARYAMGTLLVSGFFVGIMFWGGFNWSLELTNTETFCVTCHEMEANVYREYKETVHYSNRTGVRATCPDCHVPKTWVHKMARKIKASNELLHHFLGTIDTREKYEAKRLELAKNVWKVMKETDSRECRNCHNFEFMDFVVQEKRSRGRHEEAIDNGMTCIDCHKGIAHELPAGIVGVEGVPNVGNPNLAN; encoded by the coding sequence ATGAGCGCCTCGAACGAAGAACCGAACTCCTTCCTGGGCCGGATGTGGCAACAGCTTCGCCGCCCCACGGCCCGATACGCCATGGGCACACTCCTGGTCTCCGGCTTTTTTGTCGGCATCATGTTTTGGGGTGGCTTCAACTGGTCGTTGGAACTTACCAACACGGAAACGTTCTGCGTAACGTGCCACGAGATGGAAGCCAACGTGTACCGCGAATACAAGGAAACGGTTCACTATTCAAACCGCACCGGGGTGCGCGCGACGTGTCCCGATTGCCACGTGCCGAAAACCTGGGTGCACAAAATGGCGCGTAAGATCAAAGCTTCCAACGAGTTGCTGCACCATTTCCTCGGCACCATCGACACCCGCGAAAAGTATGAAGCCAAGCGACTGGAGTTGGCCAAGAACGTGTGGAAGGTGATGAAGGAAACGGATTCCCGCGAATGCCGCAACTGCCATAACTTCGAATTCATGGACTTCGTGGTGCAAGAAAAACGTTCTCGTGGACGTCACGAAGAAGCCATCGATAACGGCATGACCTGCATCGATTGCCACAAAGGTATCGCCCACGAACTGCCCGCCGGCATTGTCGGTGTGGAGGGTGTGCCCAACGTCGGCAACCCGAATTTGGCCAATTGA
- the napG gene encoding ferredoxin-type protein NapG — protein sequence MGEPSTSTKSVQSRRRFLANVARAAGGVGALSLVVGLFARQAQSLPAQALRPPGAGAESDFLAACIRCGLCVRDCPYPTLGLADVGEDVPVGTPYFVARRAPCEMCDDIPCVKACPTGALDPNLTNIDDADMGLAVLVDEETCLNFQGLRCDVCYRVCPAIDQAITLEMLHNPRTGKHAVFIPTVHSDKCTGCGKCERSCVLETAAIRVFPRHLAKGRIGEHYRLGWVEKENKGEALIQGIVDLPDRMPGNLGGGLK from the coding sequence ATGGGCGAACCATCCACATCCACCAAGAGCGTGCAGTCGCGCCGCCGGTTTTTGGCCAATGTCGCCAGGGCCGCCGGGGGCGTGGGTGCGCTCAGCTTGGTGGTGGGATTGTTCGCCCGTCAGGCTCAATCACTGCCCGCGCAGGCTTTGCGTCCACCAGGGGCGGGGGCGGAAAGCGACTTTCTCGCCGCGTGTATCCGTTGTGGGTTGTGCGTGCGCGATTGCCCCTATCCGACTTTGGGGTTGGCCGATGTCGGCGAAGATGTGCCGGTGGGCACGCCCTATTTCGTTGCCCGTCGCGCACCGTGCGAGATGTGCGACGACATTCCGTGCGTCAAGGCGTGCCCGACCGGCGCACTGGATCCGAACCTCACCAACATCGACGACGCCGACATGGGGCTGGCGGTGTTGGTGGACGAGGAAACCTGCCTGAATTTCCAAGGATTGCGTTGCGACGTGTGCTATCGGGTGTGCCCGGCCATTGACCAAGCGATCACGTTGGAGATGCTGCACAACCCGCGCACCGGCAAGCACGCTGTCTTCATTCCCACGGTGCATTCGGACAAGTGCACCGGGTGCGGTAAGTGTGAACGCTCATGTGTTTTGGAAACTGCCGCCATCCGCGTCTTTCCCCGTCATTTGGCCAAGGGCCGCATCGGTGAGCACTATCGTCTCGGCTGGGTGGAAAAGGAAAACAAGGGTGAAGCCCTGATTCAAGGCATCGTCGATCTTCCCGACCGGATGCCGGGTAATTTGGGGGGAGGTCTCAAATGA
- a CDS encoding hydrogenase maturation protein HypF, whose translation MVDADIATVIDLDRSYSTVLGVGAHLKASLCLIKGDKAFVTVPAGDMETLEAVELYERLLNKLLDMAGGNSEVAACAHDLHRDFHSTQSAQRLGCPTIAVQHHHAHIASVTAEHGCDEPLLGLALDGFGLGPGDQSWGGELLVVDGAAYERFGGLHLLAQPGGDVAAREPWRMGAAALYALGRGDEIAAYYPHQPHAAMLSEMIERNLNSPKTSSCGRLFDAACGLLKVCEVSEFEGQAPMALEAMVASPDVLDGGWAVTADNHLDMRGLLAALVGMEAPAGANLFHGTLIAALSDWVLRARERTGLNAVGLSGGCFFNAVVKQGLTVALEGQGMKVLSPELLSPGDAGLSFGQAMVAALSVMPPKP comes from the coding sequence ATGGTCGACGCGGACATCGCCACGGTGATCGATCTGGACCGGTCCTATTCGACGGTGTTGGGTGTGGGCGCGCATCTCAAGGCGAGCTTGTGTTTGATCAAGGGTGACAAGGCGTTCGTCACCGTGCCAGCCGGTGACATGGAAACGCTCGAAGCGGTCGAGCTGTATGAGCGCTTGTTGAACAAGCTTCTGGATATGGCAGGCGGTAACAGCGAAGTCGCCGCTTGCGCACATGACTTGCATCGCGATTTTCACTCAACTCAATCTGCGCAAAGATTGGGCTGTCCCACCATAGCGGTGCAACATCACCATGCGCACATCGCGTCGGTCACGGCGGAGCACGGTTGCGATGAACCGCTTTTGGGATTGGCGCTGGATGGGTTCGGCTTGGGGCCGGGCGACCAGTCGTGGGGGGGCGAGTTGTTGGTTGTGGACGGGGCTGCCTATGAGCGGTTCGGCGGATTGCATCTTTTGGCTCAACCTGGCGGGGACGTTGCTGCACGCGAGCCGTGGCGCATGGGGGCTGCGGCTTTGTACGCCTTGGGTCGGGGTGACGAGATCGCCGCCTACTATCCCCACCAGCCGCATGCGGCGATGTTGTCCGAAATGATTGAACGCAACTTGAACAGTCCAAAAACGTCGAGTTGCGGACGTTTGTTCGACGCCGCGTGCGGGCTTCTCAAAGTGTGTGAAGTCTCCGAATTTGAAGGCCAGGCGCCGATGGCGCTGGAGGCAATGGTTGCATCGCCGGACGTTCTCGACGGCGGGTGGGCGGTTACGGCGGACAATCATCTCGATATGCGAGGATTGTTGGCGGCATTGGTCGGAATGGAGGCCCCCGCCGGGGCAAACCTTTTTCACGGTACATTGATCGCAGCGCTGAGCGATTGGGTTCTTCGCGCGCGGGAACGAACCGGCTTGAACGCGGTCGGCTTAAGTGGCGGATGCTTTTTCAACGCCGTCGTCAAACAAGGGCTGACGGTCGCGCTTGAGGGTCAAGGGATGAAGGTGTTGTCGCCCGAGCTCCTTTCACCGGGTGACGCAGGATTGAGTTTCGGTCAGGCGATGGTCGCGGCACTGAGCGTTATGCCGCCAAAGCCTTAG
- the napH gene encoding quinol dehydrogenase ferredoxin subunit NapH, with protein MSTKAYPGRDAVKSKGWLVAHKWLLIRRAVQFGILGLFLAGPLAGVWIVKGNLTSSLTLGVLPLSDPFILVQSLLAGHVAAASALIGAAVVLAVYVLVGGRSYCSFVCPMNIVTDASRWAAKRLDLPKGWQPVRETRLWILASVMVTALITGVMAWEMLNPVTILHRGLVFGSSYVWTVALAIFLFDLVVSRRGWCGHLCPMGAFYGLIGSVSLTRVSAQNRKACNDCMDCFAVCPEPHVITPALRGAGSAIGPVILSGDCTNCGRCIDVCAKDVFSFDVRFRNDPPKGEVDEESIPISTDRHAA; from the coding sequence ATGAGTACCAAAGCCTATCCCGGACGCGATGCGGTGAAATCGAAAGGCTGGTTGGTCGCACACAAGTGGCTGCTGATCCGCCGCGCGGTGCAGTTCGGCATCTTGGGCTTGTTTCTGGCTGGCCCGCTTGCGGGTGTGTGGATCGTCAAAGGCAACCTGACGTCTAGCCTCACCTTAGGCGTGTTGCCGCTGAGCGATCCGTTTATTTTGGTGCAGAGTTTGCTGGCGGGCCACGTCGCCGCCGCAAGCGCACTGATCGGTGCCGCAGTCGTGTTGGCGGTTTACGTCTTGGTCGGCGGACGCAGTTACTGTTCGTTCGTGTGTCCGATGAACATCGTCACCGATGCGTCGCGGTGGGCGGCCAAGCGCCTCGACCTGCCCAAGGGCTGGCAGCCTGTGCGCGAAACACGGTTGTGGATTTTGGCTTCGGTTATGGTCACGGCCTTGATTACCGGGGTGATGGCTTGGGAAATGCTCAATCCGGTCACCATTCTGCATCGCGGTTTGGTGTTCGGCAGCAGCTATGTTTGGACCGTGGCGCTGGCGATCTTCCTGTTCGACTTGGTGGTCAGCCGGCGCGGCTGGTGCGGGCATTTGTGCCCCATGGGGGCGTTTTACGGTTTGATCGGGTCGGTTAGCTTGACGCGGGTTTCGGCGCAAAACCGCAAAGCCTGTAACGATTGCATGGATTGCTTCGCGGTGTGCCCCGAACCCCACGTGATCACCCCAGCGTTACGCGGCGCAGGCTCGGCTATCGGGCCGGTGATCTTGTCTGGCGATTGCACCAACTGCGGGCGCTGCATCGATGTGTGCGCCAAAGATGTTTTTTCGTTTGATGTCCGCTTTCGCAACGACCCGCCCAAGGGCGAGGTGGATGAGGAAAGCATACCAATTTCAACGGACCGGCACGCGGCGTGA
- the hypA gene encoding hydrogenase maturation nickel metallochaperone HypA — translation MHEMSLAEGVLQILQDQAATQNYTKVKTVWLEIGELSHVDPDAIAFCFDAVIRDTLADGAKLEIIRTPGQAWCHDCMEHIAISSLVDPCPKCGGHRIQVTDGDDMRVKELEVD, via the coding sequence ATGCATGAAATGTCGCTGGCCGAGGGCGTGCTGCAAATCTTGCAAGACCAAGCCGCCACCCAGAACTACACCAAGGTCAAAACCGTGTGGCTGGAAATCGGCGAACTGTCGCACGTCGATCCGGATGCAATCGCGTTTTGCTTCGATGCCGTGATTCGCGACACGCTCGCCGATGGCGCAAAATTGGAAATCATCCGAACCCCCGGTCAGGCTTGGTGTCATGACTGCATGGAGCACATCGCGATTTCGAGCCTTGTCGATCCGTGTCCCAAATGCGGCGGGCATCGCATCCAGGTGACGGATGGCGACGACATGCGGGTCAAGGAATTGGAGGTCGATTGA
- a CDS encoding nitrate reductase cytochrome c-type subunit, with protein MKTWIKVMAVGIAVVAVSAFGMNHAAYAEEGVTSLRGQTALDEEPGAADITKQDTGKRFTRNYRQQPPLIPHKIEKYQIDLKANQCLGCHDWPQNVEANAPKISETHYVSPTGVRLNKVSGSRWFCNQCHVPQAETNALVPNTFTSSIDLK; from the coding sequence ATGAAGACTTGGATCAAGGTGATGGCGGTGGGGATAGCTGTTGTGGCCGTGTCGGCGTTTGGCATGAACCACGCCGCATACGCCGAAGAAGGGGTGACGTCGTTGCGCGGGCAGACGGCGCTCGACGAAGAACCGGGCGCGGCCGATATCACCAAACAAGATACCGGCAAGCGGTTTACGCGCAATTATCGTCAGCAACCGCCGCTGATTCCACACAAGATCGAAAAGTATCAAATCGATCTGAAGGCCAATCAGTGTCTGGGGTGTCACGACTGGCCGCAGAACGTTGAAGCCAACGCACCGAAGATCAGTGAAACGCATTACGTCAGCCCGACGGGCGTGCGCCTGAACAAGGTGTCCGGAAGCCGCTGGTTCTGCAACCAGTGCCATGTTCCGCAGGCCGAAACCAATGCGCTGGTGCCGAACACGTTTACGTCGTCGATCGACCTGAAGTGA